In Toxotes jaculatrix isolate fToxJac2 chromosome 12, fToxJac2.pri, whole genome shotgun sequence, the following are encoded in one genomic region:
- the LOC121191004 gene encoding uncharacterized protein LOC121191004 has protein sequence MNISGIHRGMLRMYGGFIFKQWKKRFLLLTAEGSLLVCHDASSPPDQLVLLQSSCEAIVEGKEILDLPKLPSGGHRDCCFALILTQNKYLLLLAETPADCSQWLNMLKKVKRSLSSPLSPCKRHQVPPPHITLHDLVPEQILDKDPPTPPIGGKEIPSPGPMTSASTKEKGRNSPRTKYNKGSAHSVGCLRHGTISNAQAVKAVYLLMGGAAASSAMGYLGACSTSNLEAKAPDLPLNTDFSGMGPAGTFHTGNPALDSTHFNSFDFEVADSDFDAFDCGGFTF, from the exons ATGAACATCTCAGGGATCCACCGTGGGATGCTCAGGATGTATG GTGGATTTATTTTCAAACAGTGGAAAAAGAGGTTTCTGCTGCTAACAGCTGAGGGCAGTCTCCTCGTGTGCCATGATGCATCGTCTCCTCCTGATCAGCTGGTACTGTtgcagagcagctgtgaggCAATTGTGGAAGGCAAGGAGATCCTAGACCTGCCTAAATTACCCTCCGGTGGACACAGGGattgctgctttgctctgatcCTCACCCAGAATAaatacctgctgctgctggctgaaaCCCCTGCAGACTGCAG TCAGTGGCTGAATatgctgaaaaaagtgaaaagg AGTCTTTCATCACCTCTCAGTCCTTGTAAGAGACATCAGGTACCACCACCACACATTACACTCCATGATCTGGTGCCTGAGCAAATCCTTGACAAGGATCCACCAACTCCACCAATTGGTGGCAAAGAGATACCCTCTCCAGGACCGATGACTAGTGCCTCCACAAAGGAGAAAG GCAGAAATTCTCCCCGTACAAAGTATAACAAAGGAAGTGCACATTCAGTAGGGTGTCTGCGTCATGGCACTATCAGTAATGCCCAGGCAGTGAAGGCGGTTTATCTGCTGATGGGAGGggctgctgcttcctctgctaTGGGTTACCTGGGCGCATGCTCGACCTCTAATCTGGAAgccaaagctcctgacctgCCGCTCAATACGGATTTCTCTGGCATGGGACCAGCAGGAACGTTTCACACCGGCAACCCCGCACTCGACTCCACTCACTTTAACAGCTTTGACTTTGAAGTGGCAGATTCTGATTTTGATGCTTTTGATTGTGGTGGGTTTACATTCTAA